Part of the Salvelinus sp. IW2-2015 linkage group LG7, ASM291031v2, whole genome shotgun sequence genome, CTTGACGtttggggaggaggaaggagggcttTGCTTGGGGAGGATTCAAGGCATTTGCGGTTACTGGAATTCACACAGCTAGGGTTAGAATGATTGGGTGGCAGAGGCCTTTCATTTGGATCAAGGTAATATGTCAGGAGgttttttttatcaacaaaagGATGACATCATCACACATTCAGAATCCCTGCATATCAAGCAAAGGTCTACAATCATCATCACTAGCATAAGGCAATGAACTTTACTGGCAAGTCAATTTCAACAGCCGCTGTTGACTTTTATGGTATGCAACTATAATTATTATCATATTCAATACGGTCATTACACTCCTGATATACTGTAAGTATGTTTGTAGGTATAGGTGAAAGTGTTGTTGGGTGTTTATAAATGTTGTTGTAGACTAATTGGGCACTAAAATAGCCCATGGATAGAGATGTTTTACATGGTCCTGAATGCACAGTATGATCATGGAAATGTCCATGTGTTGAAAAAAATCCCTTGAGACGTCTTGTTTATTTTCCTCTGACCCTATTGGGCAAATAATAATTGACGTGACACTTGAGTGAATTATCTGGAgagaaaaaacaagcaaaaagGGAAAGTCTTGGACAGAAAAAGTGACTGAACATAGTTGGCAAAGTGAAAGGTATGACACAAAAAggcttattctctctctctgaaatggTAGTAGACCGgcaaggagagacagggagagagaaagaaagagagttcaCTTCATAGTGTGACCTGCCTTGATGTCTGGCACCATTTAATAGTATCTTACGGCAAGATTTTCCAATTATGGTCGGTAAGCAGAAAATATGACTCATTGGATTCAGTTACTTAGTTACAATACTTTGCATTGTGTGACAGTGGGCGAAATGATTCCAGCCTGAAATATCTGATGAATCTTGCAATTAGCACTGCTCTCCTCAAAGAGCATTTGTTATTGAGGAATACGAACACAGTGTAACAGTTTGGGGCTAGCTTGATTCTAAGTACATTCTGCCCGCACCCTTTTTCccactttattttactaggcactTGTTTAGTGCTCACTATTAATCAGCCAGGTTAATTAAACTACATCTGGCTCTCCTTGGTGTCTCATTGATTCATAGTAGGCCTGTGTTCAAAGCATAATCCTAAATGCCAACATGGTATTCATTCATTCAACTGTGTTCATTCCAAAATCAGACCTTAAAAGTGGTCTAATATCGGGAGTCCAACCGTGTCCCATGCCATCTTCTGTTTAGATACAGCTATGCCGTCTATTTGAATGAAAAACATTTCATGGGTTTTCTCTCTCATGTGTCTTATAGATTCCTGACAACCAGAGAGTAGATCCCCTGGGATCATGGATGGACTTTGTGAAACGACCCGTAGACAACTTCCCTGGGAAATGCCGCAAACGCAAAAGGCCACTGGTAAATATaacaatgtcttcagtagtggtTCAAATAAGCTAGCTGATCAAGCACTGGTCCGTTCATTACATTGGTCACGAAGCATCTAGTACAATACATAAGTAGAATATGGATCGTTTTAATATTGAAACAGCTTTCTGTGTCAAATCATGTGTAGAGTATATGTATGATGATCCTATATTATTATGTGATGTGTTATTATTTCCTCATCTCTGTCAGCCAGGACCACCAGGTCCTCCTGGTCCTCCAGGCCCCCAGGGGCCTCCTGGATTCCCCGGGGCAGAGGTCACCCAGGAGGTCCTCCTCCAGGAGTTCAAAGAGATGATAAAAGGTAATATCATATAAAGTCATAAAATGTCATATAAAGACACAACATGTTATAAAGTCTGATCTGGTCCTTCGCTGagtataaaaatacatgttgattcCAAAACATTGGTGATTGATCAACTGCTACTGCTGATGGATCATTGTTTCTGTGAAGGCTGAAGTATTTCATTAGTAACTGACCATCCGGGGGAGATATCAGGTCTGACTGACTGCAAACTCACTACTCTATTGCTCTACTGTAGTACTCAGAGAAAGTTTTTCCTATAGTTCAAAGTCAAGTCCATGTTCTTGTCATCTTTCTAGTTGAGATTCCCATATTCCTTCTGTGTTTTCACCAGAAGCTACAGAGAGGAGAGCTGCTGCAGTGGACAAGCAGACCAGTACCAGTCCTAGTCAGATACCCATGGCCCTCATTGCCCTGGAAGGAATGACCTCTTACAGGAGGATAGAGGAAGCCTTCCACTGTAAACTCATAGGACCTGTGGTTGTCGACAAGAAGACACTGATGGAGCTACAAAACTTTCAGACGGTACGTTTTGGAGGAACAATTGAGAAGTTTGTAAAGAATGTAGGAGTTTGTGAAGTATTTGGTCACCCCCTTAACCATCTTCTTTATCCTCTTGTCTTACTCACCATTAAGCTGTCTATTAATCTCCACAAtcacttttctttctttctattttctttcttttaactTTGTTTTAACCGCAGGTTTGAAGTTTGAACCAGCAATGATTCTGGTTATATCCACCTGATGTATAAGAATGAAGCCAGGAATCTTAAGGCTTCCCTAAAGTCTGACAAAGCAGTACCCTGCTTTGAGTTTAGACTGGCTTCTTAGTCCTTAGTAAAAAAAGATCTCCTTTTACAACGCTCCACATCACTTTCTGGGTGGCATACAAAAGGCACTCTGTCTGTGACTTGGAATATGGTGCGGAGTGGACAAAAATAGACACTGTTTGAAACGGCATGATGTAGAGGAAGAACTATTCCCTGGGACATTCTgaggctgtcacgttcctgaccttattttcctttgtttagcgttgtttagttggtcaggacgtgagctgggtgggcagtctatgttattttgtttagttgtttaggttcattgttaattagccttatatggttctcaatcaggggcaggtgtttgacgttcctTCGATTGagaccatattaaggtaggctttcacaccgtttgtttggggtgattgtcttccgtgtcagtgtatgtaccacacgggactgtttcgtttgtttagtctgttcctgttcgtgcgttttcGTGTCTGTaattctcatgttcaggtcggtctacgtcgttttgttattttgtaatttatcaagtgtgtttcgtgttcgtcttgtttaaataaattcatcatgtattccatacaagctgcgttttggtccgatccatgctcctcctcagacgaggaggagaacaatcgtttacagaatcacccaccaacaaggaccaagcagcgtggagaaGGCAGCGGCAGAAAtcccaggactcctggacttggaggagattttgaacggagaaggaccctgggcacagctggggaatatcgccgccccaaagctgagctggaggaagcgaaagctgagcggcggcgatatgagaaGGCAGCACCgagcgcgacaggtacgagaggcagccccagaattgtTTTGGGGGGGCTAGAGAGGAGTAGGTGCTAAGCCAGGTaacagacctgagcgcactcCTCGGCTTATCATAAGCAACGCTACTGGtcagcaccgtgttatgcggttaagcgcacggtgtcgccagtgcgtgcccatagcccggtgcgctatagggcagccccccgaaagtttcatgtgagtgtgggcatccagccggcGTATTGGCCTGCTCAGCGCGTCTGGTCTCCGCGTAcgcgtttcggtccagggtatcctgtgccggctctgcgtgctgtgtctccgggcgctgggagggtgcaggtCATCCTATGCCTACGCTCCGCTCATACCGGCAAATGTGGAGTGAGCCAAGGGAGAgtcgcgtagtaggcactagatctcagtgctcatccacagcccggttcaacctgtgcctgcactctggagggtccgggctggagtagtattccagcctggggatgtgtgccaaggctgcgcaccagagctccagtgctcccccacagtccggtccttcaggtgcctcctctTAACatagcctcctgtaggtctccagCCTGgcgggtcctgtggcagccccacgcaccaggctgtctctccgtctcctccctacagtgTGCCCGTCTGCCagtgctgcctgtctgtcccgagccgtcagagctgcccgtctgtcccgagccgtcagagctgcccgtctgtcccgagccgtcagagctgcccgtctgtcccgagccgtcggagctgcccgtctgtcccgagccgtcagagctgcccgtctgtcccgagccgccagagcgtccgccagacaggagcagccagagccatcgccagacaggagcagcagagccgtccgccagacaggacagcctagagccgtcgccagacaggcAGCACGAGCGTCGCAGCACGAGCAAGCcagaagccgtccgccagacaggagcagccagagccgtccgccagacaggagcagccagagccgtccgccagacaggagcagcagagccGTCCCCCATGACAGCCAGCCAGCCGTCATccagcatgaccagccagagccgtcatccagccatgaccagccagagccgtcatccagccatgaccagaccagagccgcagccagtcgCGCCGCCGCCCGGTGCTGCctctcagtccggtgctgccccgcAGTCGGTCTGTGTTCGGCTGCCCTCAGtccgtgctgcccctcagtccggtgctgcccctcattcggtgttgccccttagtccggtgctgcccttaatccaggtgggttaatttggagggtggtcagTAGGAGGAAGCtacggaagcggggattgactatggtggggtggggacaacgcccagagccgccaccgtggacagatgcccacccagaccctcccctatatgttcagttttgcggccggagtccgcatcttgggggggggggtactgtcacgttcctgaccttattttcctttgtttagcgttgtttagttggtcaggacgtgagctgggtgggcagtctatgttatttgtttcttgtttaggttcattgttaattagccttatatggttctcaatcaggggcaggtgtttgacgtttMCTCTGATTGARaaccatattaaggtaggctgttcacaccgtttgtttgtgggtgattgtcttccgtgtcagtgtatgtaccacacgggactgtttcgtttgtttagtctgttcctgttcgtgcgttcttctgattcatgatttagactggctgagaaaagctgcctgcctgtctgtctcatcctgaTTCCCGagacattcattactatgggacagctggagatcgaatttgaatattgaaacaaccTTGCAAAATGttgcaaggtttatacaaatctccgctgttgaaaactaaaaaaACTGTTTGTCTAAAAgcaatgtgagataatgtctagatgcttttatagtgcagatcaagtttataagttgcctggctgggctgatgagacagtggattgcgcagtcagatggaacagagtaaataggcattttaacgtcctatatttagccagtggtaacttgtggaatagacaccggctggaatgcggttttcaccaatcagcattcaggattagacccacccattgcaTAAATAGTAATAATGGAATGTGTTACACTGTATTTACATATATAAAGTGGGTAGTGACTTAGTCAGGCAATGGAATAAATAGCTAGTATTCCAATGTCTGTTGGAAAAGTTTGGATTATTTGCTCGGGTGTTCCCTTTGGcagacatacatttacattttgtagcTCCTCGATTCACTTTAGCTAAATATCAATTGAGTCCAAATGATCTGTGAGTCATTGTACAACTCCATTCTGCAAGTCACATTGTATTTGTCCTTCCAGCCTCCTGCTAAAGGTGCCTTCCTCAGAGGGACAGGAATGGACCAATCCACAGGACGATTCACAGCTCCCGTTACAGGGATCTACCAGCTCTCTGCTAATGTTCATATTGGTAAGGAATGTTTCTCTACTTTAGGGAAACCCAATTATCAGAAAATCATCTTGGGAAATGTATTGATTTGGAAGTTGGATATCAAATATCAAGACAATGCATGAGGGGCATTGAGGCACAATTTATTCAGAGATTTTGCTAAAATATTGTACATCTTCAGAGGACTCTGTGACCTTTTCTTCAGAGAGGTGTTTCTGAGCTGGATAATGTATAACCTCAGAGTAACTATGTTTCCTCCCTGAAGACCACAGCGAGGTAAAGAGGAGTAAGAGTCAGCTGAGAGCCAGGGATAATGTACGAGTGCTGATCTGCATCGAATCCCTGTGCCATCGATATACGTGAGTAGGCCTACCCTCAGTCCCAGTCTATTGATCGTCTACCGTTTATCAACAAATCTGCATGATGAAGTTTGAAAATGCCTCCAATATCTAGTCACCCTATGAAACAAACTCAAATGAGTCCACTCCACACGTTTTCACCTTGGCATGAAAACCATATGGTTCTTATTTGTTCCGTCTTTTGCAACGCTGTTACATGGAATGAGGTAAAACTATCcctgacaaacaaaacaatatcataaccattTTTTATTGTCTGCCAGGTCAGGCTTTCTGATGTGTTGTTAAGGCATTATATTTACAGCAGTCATTGAATCCGTGCCTGATAATCAGTGTTTAATGCCAGTTTTACTTTTGCTAGTATTTACGAGCTGTTTAAGATGTTGTCTATTATACATTGTGTGGAACCAGTTAGGCATTTCCTGTGTTAAAGTGGAACACGTCTTtgaaagaaatgtcctctcacccCTTCTCCTGGTCCCTGTCGCCTCTAAATTCTTTATAGACTCACCTTTGACGCCTGGGATACCATGCTGCTTCCAGCACCACAGGCCAGGGTCGTATTAATTTGAGCAAATCGTAGGAAAACATTTTACTATGAAAAAATGTAAAGgaacatttcttattggacatttGGTGCCTATTGAACACAACCCTGAATAGAGACATTTTATTTTTGGGATGTGTGAAGGATGAAGAGAACCAACAACAATATTACACAGTCGTTTGTAGATACCAGAATATTACACAGTCGTTTGTAGATACCAGAATATTACACACTCGTTTGTAGATACCAGAATATTACACATTCGTTTGTAGATACCAGAATATTACACACTTGTTTGTAGAACCGAATATTACACATTCGTTTGTAGATACCAGTTTATTACACAGTTGTTTGTAGACACAAATATTCACACTTGTTTGTAGTAACAGAATATTACACACTCGTTGTAGTAACCAGAAATTAACACTCGTTTGTAATACCAAAATATTTCACACTTGTTTGTAGATACCAGTATATTACACACTCGTTTGTAGATACCAGAATATTACACACTTTCGTTTGTAGATACCAAATATACACACTCGTTGTAGAGACCAAAATATTTCACACTCGTTTGTAGATACCAAAATATTTCACACTTGTTTGTAGA contains:
- the LOC111966734 gene encoding adipolin-like isoform X2, whose product is MWCGPLVVLAAVFWTQCVLLEGVDAKKERKRPKETPPQHTEAYNATLSNSEEVGESTKIPDNQRVDPLGSWMDFVKRPVDNFPGKCRKRKRPLPGPPGPPGPPGPQGPPGFPGAEVTQEVLLQEFKEMIKATERRAAAVDKQTSTSPSQIPMALIALEGMTSYRRIEEAFHCKLIGPVVVDKKTLMELQNFQTPPAKGAFLRGTGMDQSTGRFTAPVTGIYQLSANVHIDHSEVKRSKSQLRARDNVRVLICIESLCHRYTSLEMIVGLESNSKIFTVYVQGLLELQIGQYTSIFVDNGAGASITIQNGSDFMGMLLGV
- the LOC111966734 gene encoding adipolin-like isoform X1; translation: MWCGPLVVLAAVFWTQCVLLEGVDAKKERKRPKETPPQHTEAYNATLSNSEEVGESTKIPDNQRVDPLGSWMDFVKRPVDNFPGKCRKRKRPLPGPPGPPGPPGPQGPPGFPGAEVTQEVLLQEFKEMIKEATERRAAAVDKQTSTSPSQIPMALIALEGMTSYRRIEEAFHCKLIGPVVVDKKTLMELQNFQTPPAKGAFLRGTGMDQSTGRFTAPVTGIYQLSANVHIDHSEVKRSKSQLRARDNVRVLICIESLCHRYTSLEMIVGLESNSKIFTVYVQGLLELQIGQYTSIFVDNGAGASITIQNGSDFMGMLLGV